The genomic segment ACGCGCTCTCCGCCCAGGAGATCACGGTCGACGGGCACGCCACCAAGCCCCCGGCCCGCTACACCGAGGCGTCGCTGGTCAAGGAGCTCGAAGAGCGCGAGATCGGTCGCCCGTCGACGTACGCGTCGATCATCGGCACGATCCTCGACCGGGGATACGTCTTCAAGAAGGGCACGGCCCTGGTGCCGTCCTTCCTGAGCTTCGCCGTGGTCAATCTGCTGGAGAAGCACTTCGGGCGGCTCGTCGACTACGACTTCACCGCCAAGATGGAGGACGACCTCGACCGCATCGCGCGCGGTGAGGCCCAGGCGGTGCCGTGGCTCAAGCGGTTCTACTTCGGCGAGAGCACGGGTGCGAACGGCACGGCGGCCGAGGCCGGCAACGGTGACGGGGACCACCTCGGCGGTCTGAAGGAACTGGTCACCGACCTGGGCGCGATCGACGCCCGCGAGGTCTCGTCGTTCCCCGTAGGCGACGGCATCATGCTGCGCGTCGGCCGCTACGGCCCGTACGTCGAGCGCGGCGAGAAGGACTCCGAGGGGCACCAGCGGGCGGACGTGCCCGAGGACCTGGCCCCGGACGAGCTGAGCATCGAGCTCGCGGAGGAGCTGCTCGCCAAGCCGAGCGGTGACTTCGAGCTCGGTGCCGACCCGGCGACGGGTCACCAGATCATCGCCCGGGACGGCCGCTACGGCCCGTACGTCACCGAGGTGCTCCCCGAGGGCACCCCGAAGACCGGCAAGAACGCGGTCAAGCCGCGCACGGCCTCGCTGTTCAAGTCGATGTCGTTGGACACGGTGACGCTGGCCGACGCGCTGAAGCTGATGTCGCTGCCGCGGATCGTCGGCGCCGACGCCGAGGGGCAGGAGATCACCGCGCAGAACGGCCGCTACGGGCCGTATCTGAAGAAGGGCACGGACTCGCGGTCGCTGCAGACCGAGGACCAGCTCTTCACGATCACCCTCGAAGAGGCGCTGGCGATCTATGCCCAGCCCAAGCAGCGCGGGCGGGCCGCCGCCAAGCCGCCGCTGAAGGAGCTGGGCGAGGACCCGGTCAGCGCGAAGCCGGTCGTGGTGAAGGACGGCCGCTTCGGGCCGTACGTCACCGACGGCGAGACCAACGCGACGCTGCGGTCCGGGGACAGCGTGGAGACGATCACGCCCGAGCGTGGGTTCGAGCTGCTCGCGGAGAAGCGGGCGAAGGCTCCCGCCAAGAAGACGGCCAAGAAGGCGCCCGCGAAGAAGACGGCGAAGACGGCGACGAAGGCCGCCGCGAAGAAGGCCGCGCCGGCCAAGAAGACCGCCGCGAAGAAGACGGCGACTTCGAAGACCGCCGCGGCCAAGAAGGCGGCTCCTGCGAAGAAGGTGGCCGCGAAGAAGGCGACGGCGGCTGGGGAAGGCTCCTAGTAGCTCGGGGGTGCGGGTGCTCTCGCGGCTGCTGGTTGGTTGTGGCTGGTCGCGCAGTGCCCCGTGCCCCTTGCTCGGCCGCACTTCGACGTGGCTGAAATCTTCGCCCTGGATTTGCTGAATGTGTGCGGGTTTTGTGTGACTTCGTGGTGCGGCGTGCGTGCGTTCGGGCGCTGCTTCGGAGTGTCGGTGGGTGCCGATAGGCTGAAAGCATGATGCGAGCCGAGCAGCCTACGGCCCACAACCCGGCCTCCGATGACGCCCTGGCGGCCGATTCCAGGGAGCGCGCCGTGCGGGCGCTCCTGCGCAGGCCGCAGCTGAAACGGTTGTGGAGCGCACAACTCGTGGGCGGTGTGGGCGATGTCCTCGCGCTGTTCGTGCTGGTGCTCCTCGCCTTCCAGGCGGCGATCGCCGAGGGCTCCTTCGGGGGCGGATACCGGGGCGTCGCCCTGACGGTCGCGGCCGTCTTCGGTACACGCGCCCTCGCGACACTGCTCTTCGGGGCCGTACTCCTCGGGCCGCTCACGTCGCTGACCGCGCAGGAGGGCCCGCTCGACCGCCGCTGGACCATGGTCGGCGCGGACGGGCTGCGGGTCCTGCTGCTGATCGTCGCGCCCCTGTGGATCGACTGGACGCCGGACAACGCGCTCGCGGTGCTGCTGGTCACCGCGTTCGTGGCCGGTGTCGCCGAGCGGTTCTGGACGGTCTGCCGGGAGAGCGCGGCGCCCGCGCTGCTGCCCGCGCCGCCGCCGGAGGGCGCGACCGTACGGCCGCTGCCGGACCACATGGACGCGCTGCGGCGCCTGGCGCTGCGTACCGGATTCGTGGCCGTGCCCCTCGCGGCCGCCGTTCTCGTCGTCGCCGCGCTGCTCAACAATCTGCTGGGCGCGGGCATCGACTGGTTCGGGCAGCACCAGGCCGCGCTCGCCTCGTACGTCGCCGCCGGGCTCTTCGCCGCCTCGCTGTCCCTGGTGACCTTCCTCGAACTGCCCAAGACACGCACCCCGCGCGCGCGGTCGCCGCTCGAGGGGCTGCGCCGGCCCAAGACCGGCACCGGTGTGGACAAGGGGCGTACGGGTGCGATCCCGCTCCTGGTGCCCGCGTGCGGGGCTGTCGCCGGAGCGGTCGCCGCCGCTGTCGCCGTGGCCGTGCTGCATGCCAAGGACCTGGGCGGCGGGCCGGTGATGTACGGGCTGTTCGTCGCCGCGCTGACGGGCGGTGTGGTCGTCGGGATCCGTCGGGCGCCGTCCGTGCTGCCCTCGCTGTCACGGCGCCGGCTGCTCGCTCTCGCGATCGCCTTCACCGGCGTCGCGCTGCTCGCCGCCGGGCTGACCCCGGACGTCACGAGCGTGCTGCTGATCCTGGGGCTGGCCGGCGTCGGTGCGGGAATCGCCGCGAACACCGGGCACACGCTGCTCGACCAGGAGGCCGAGGACTTCCGGCGGGCGCGGACCACCGAGCATCTGCACGCCGTCGTACGGGTGTTCGTGGCGCTGGCGGTGCTCGTCGCTCCGCTGGTCGCCGCGGTCATCGGGCCGCACCGGCTGGAGAGCGGCAAGTTCGTGTTCGCGCACGGCGGTGCGGCCTTCACGTTGATGCTGGTGGGAGCGTTGCTGCTGCCGGTGGCCGCGTGGGTGCTCGCCAAGGCCGACGACCGGTCCGGGGTCCCGCTTCGGCAGGATCTGCGGGATGCCTTGCTGGGGGGCGACGATCCCGTTCAGGCTCCCGCCGAGACCGGGTTCTTCATCGCCCTGGAGGGCGGCGACGGGGCCGGGAAGTCGACCCAGGTCGAGGCGCTCGCCGAGTGGATCCGGGCCAAGGGACACGAGGTCGTGGTGACGCGGGAGCCGGGGGCCACTCCGGTGGGCAAGCGGCTGCGGTCGATTTTGCTGGATGTGTCGAGCGCCGGGTTGTCGAATCGGGCCGAGGCGCTGTTGTACGCGGCGGATCGTGCCGAGCATGTGGACACCGTGGTGCGGCCCGCGCTGGAGCGGGGCGCGGTCGTCATCTCGGATCGGTACATCGATTCGTCCGTGGCCTATCAGGGGGCCGGGCGGGACCTTTCTCCCACGGAGATCGCTCGGATCTCGCGGTGGGCGACCGATGGGCTCGTGCCGCATCTGACGGTGCTGCTGGACGTCTCGCCCGAGGCGGCGCGCGAGCGGTTCACCGAGGCGCCGGACCGGCTGGAGTCGGAGCCGGCGGAGTTCCACGAGCGGGTGCGTGCGGGATTCCTGACCCTCGCCGCCGCGGATGCCGGGCGGTATCTCGTCGTTGACGCCGCGCAGGACCCCGAGGCGGTCACCACTGTTGTCCGGCACCGGCTCGATGTGATGCTGCCGCTGTCCGAGGCCGAGGTGAAGGCGCAGGAGGAGGCCCGGCGCAAGGCCGAGGAGGAAGCGCGGCGCAAGGCCGAGGAAGAGGCCGCGCGGAAGGCCGAGGAAGAGCGGCTGGAGCGGGAGCGTCAGGAGGAACTCGCGCGGCTGCGGGCCGAGGAGGAGGAGCGCAAGCGGCGCGAGCTGGAGGAGGCTCAGCGGCGCGAGGCGGAGCGGCAGGCGGAGGAGGCCCGGCAGCGGGCCGAGGAAGCGCGTCGCCGTGCCGAGGAGGAGCAGGCGCGGCTCCTCGCGGAGGAGAAGGCCCGGGCCGAGCAGGAGGAACGGCGGCGGGTCGAGGAGGAACGGCGTCGTCAGCAGGCCGCGGAGGAGCAGCGGTTGCGGGCGGAGGCGGAGGCCCTGCGCCTGGAGAAGCAGCGGAAGGCCGAGGAGGCGTTGCTCCGGGCCGAGGAGGCTCGGAGGGTGGCCGCCGCGGCGGAGGCCGAGCGGGCGGCCGCGATTGCGGCGGAGGCTGAGAGGGCGGCGGCTGAGCGGGCGGCCGCGGCGGCGGCTGAGGCGGAGCGCGCCGCCGAGGCTGAGCGGGGTGCGGAAGCCGAGCGGGGAGCTCGGGCCGAGGCTGCGCGGAGCGGTAGGGCTGCGCGGGGTGGGCCTTCGACGGCTGACGACGCGGCGACTGTGACGACGCCGTTCGTGACGCCGACGAACGCGTCGGGCGGGCCTGTGGATGAGACGGCTGTGCTTCCGCCGGTGCGGGCGGATGGGCCGGGTGGGGCTGGTTCGTCGGGTTCGCCCCGTGGGGCGGGTGCGGACTCGGAGACGACGGCGAAGTTGCCGAAGCCGCCGGTGCCGTCCTCGGGGGCGGCTCCGGAGGATGAGACCACGGTGTTGCCGCAGGTGCCTTCGGGGGCGGCCGATGAGACGGCCGTGCTGCCGCCGGTGCGTGAGGACCGGGTGCCGCCGGGGTACTTCCGCGACGAGCGCTCCGGGCCGGACGGGGCGGAGGGCCGGACACGGGAGCTTCCGCAGGTCGATGAGGAGGGGACGCCGCGGCGGCGGCCTCGGTCGGACTGGGCCGAGGAGACGCCGTTGGACGATCTTCCTACGCTCGCGGACGAGCTGTTGGGCCCGCACGGCGAGGACGACACCGATGGCAGGCGGGGCTGGGGGCGGCGCCGCCGCTGAGTTGGCGGGAGCCGGGCGGTGGGCGGCCGGGTTCGCGTGCGGTGGGTGGGTCGGCTGGGGGCGGGTGCCCCGGTGGTGAGGTGAGTCGGCGTCGCGTGCCGGTCGTGGGTCGGGTCGGGGCTGTACTCGTACGCGTCAGCCTGTTGCTTGGTGCGGTGCGCCCTCGGTGGTGGGCCGGGCCGGGCCGGGGTGGGGCCGTGCCGGTGGCACGGCCCCTTTTGCGTGTGGGCGGCGCGGCGCGGCGGGGCGAACGACGGCGGCGCGGGTCGCGGCCCCGCATGCTGGTGCCGTCCGAGTCTCGGGCGGCGGATCTGCCGCCGGATGACTACCGATGACTACCGATGCCACCGCTCTGTCCGACGGCCCGGACTGTGCGCGGCTCAGGCTCTGTCCGGCGGCCCGGATGGTGCGCGGCTCAGGCTCTGTCCGGCGGCCCGGATGGTGCGCGGCTCAGGCTCCGTCCGGCCGCTTCCTGTACTCAGCTGCGGGCAGTCGTAGTCGTGCCATCGGGGAGGCACGGGAGGGCGCAGCGGCACCCCTGGGCGCGCCGGTAAGCGGAACGGTCGTCCCCTCGACGTCGCCTTTCGTCCAAGCCTTCACCGCATTCCGAGTCCCCCAACCCCCTTGGCTCCCGTTCTCCCCGGTTCTCGGCGGGCCCGGTGTGGCGGGCAGGGACGCGGGCCGGGTGGGGCCAGGAGGCACGGGGCGGGGTTGGTTGTCGGTGGGGGCGCGCACAATGGGGGACCGAGAGGCTTTGTGGGACGGAGGCGGTGCGGCGTGGCCGTGTGGGACGACCTGGTGGGGCAGGAGCGGCTGATCGGGCAGCTTGACGCGGCCGCTCGGGACGCGGACGGGATCGTCACGGCGGCGGAGCAGGGGATCGCGCCTCCGGAGGCGTCGAAGATGACGCATGCGTGGCTGTTCACCGGGCCGCCGGGGGCGGGGCGGACGACGGCGGCGCGGGCGTTCGCGGCGGCGTTGCAGTGCGTGAGTCCCGACCGGGCGCTCGGGGGGAGCCCGGGATGCGGGTTCTGTGACGGGTGTCATACGGCGCTCGTGGGGACGCACGCGGATGTCAGCACGGTGGCGGCGGTGGGCGCGCAGATCCTCGCCGATGACATGCGGGACACGGTGCGGAAGTCGTTCACGTCGCCGGCGACCGGGCGCTGGCAGGTGATTCTCGTCGAGGACGCCGAGCGGTTGAACGAGAAGTCGGCGAACGCGGTGTTGAAGGCGGTGGAGGAACCCGCCCCGAGGACGGTATGGCTGCTGTGCGCGCCCTCGCTGGAGGACGTGCTGCCGACCATTCGGTCCCGGTGCCGGCATGTCGGGCTGCTCACGCCGTCGGTGGACGCGGTGGCGGACATGCTCGTACGGCGGGAGGGGATCGAGCCGGGGGCGGCCGCGCTGGCTGCCCGGGCCACTCAGGGACACATCGAGCGGGCGCGGCGGCTGGCCACCGATCCGCGGGCCCGGGAGCGGCGGGCCGCCGTGCTGAAGCTGCCGTTGCGGGTCGATGACATCGGGGGGTGTCTCAGGGCCGCGCAGGAGCTGGTGGACGCGGCGTCGGAGGAGTCGAAGCAGCTTGCCGAGGAGGTCGACACCAAGGAGACCGAGGAGCTGAAGACGGCGATGGGCGCGGTGCAGGGCGGGCGTATGCCGCGCGGTACGGCGGGGGTGATGAAGGACCTGGAGGACAAGCAGAAGCGGCGGCGCACGCGGGCGCAGCGGGACAGCCTGGACGTGGCTCTGACCGAGCTCACCGGGTTCTACCGGGACGTGCTGGCCCTGCAGTTGGGGGCACGGGTCGCGCTCGCCAACGTCGAGGTGCAGGACGCCCTGGAGCGGATGGCGCGGGGCGGCACGCCGGAGTCGACGTTGCGGCGGATCGACGCGGTCGCGGCCTGCCGGGAGGCGCTGGACCGGAATGTGTCGCCCTTGCTGGCCGTGGAGGCGATGACGATGGCCCTGCGGGCCGGGTGAGCCGCTCGGAGAGTGGGTGGGTGGGTGGGTGGGCCGCTCGGAGTGGGGGGCGGTGGGCGGCGGGGGCGGGTGGCGCGTTCGGTTGACTCCGTCACTCGTACGAGGAGCATTCGTCGCCGTTCGTGATCGATTGGGTGCTTCTGGTTACGCTCGCGAGATGCACACCAGGCGTACTTCTCGGCCGAACCGGTCCCTGCGGGTCGGCGGCGCGTTGCTCGCTGCCGCCGCGCTGCTCGTCGCGGGCTGCTCCTCCGGCGCTTCCAGTACGGCGGCCGGTACGGCGGCCAGAGCGGTGGACGGCACGGTGGACGGGGGGCCCGTCCTCGGCGCGCTGCCGCGTGCGACCCCGTCGGTGCTGGCCCCGTACTACGAGCAGAAGCTGAGCTGGCGCACCTGCGAGATCCCCGGTTTCCAGTGCGCCACGATGAAGGCCCCCCTCGACTACGCGAAGCCGAGCGAGGGCGACATCAAGCTGGCCGTCTCGCGGAGGAAGGCGACCGGCCCTGGTGAGCGGCTCGGCTCGCTGCTGGTCAACCCGGGCGGGCCGGGCGGGTCGGCGGTCGGCTATGTGCAGAGGTACGCCGGCATCGGCTACCCGGCCAAGGTGCGGGCGCGGTACGACATGGTGGCCGTCGACCCCCGGGGCGTGGCCGGCAGTGAGCCGGTGGAGTGTCTCACCGGGCGCCAGATGGACAGGTACACGCAGACGGATCTCACCCCGGACGACAGGGGGGAGACGGCTGAACTGGCCACCGCGTACAAGCGGTTCGCAGAGGGGTGCGGGGCGCGTGCGCCGAAGCTGCTGCGGCATGTCTCCACCGTCGAGGCGGCCCGGGACATGGACGTCCTGCGGGCCGTACTGGGCGACGAGAAGCTGACGTACGTCGGAGCCTCGTACGGGACGTTCCTCGGCGCGACGTACGCGGGGCTGTTCCCCGAGCGGGTCGGCCGGCTGGTGCTGGACGGCGCGCTGGACCCGTCGCTGCCCGCCCACCGGCTCAACCAGGAGCAGACGGCGGGCTTCGAGACCGCCTTCCAGTCCTTCGCGAAGGACTGTGTGAGGCGGAAGGACTGCGCGCTGGGGAGCACGCCCGCGCAGGTCGCCGAGAATCTGCGCGGGCTCTTCGAGCGGCTGGACGTGCGGCCGCTGCCGACCGGTGACGCCGACGGGCGACGGCTCGGCGAGTCCCTGGCCACGACGGGCGTGATCGCGGCGATGTACGACGAGGGTGCCTGGCCCCAACTGCGCCAGGCACTCACCGAGGCGGTCAGGAAGAACGACGGCGCCGGCCTGCTGGCCCTCTCGGACAGCTACTTCGAACGCGACCCCGACGGCACCTACTCCAACCTGATGTACGCCAACGCCGCCGTGAACTGCCTCGACCTCCCGGCCGCCTATGACACCCCCGAGGAGGTCGAACGGGCCCTGCCCGCGTTCGAGAAGACCTCCCCGGTCTTCGGCCGGGCCCTCGCGTGGGCCTCCCTGAACTGCGCGTACTGGCCGGTGAAGCCGACGGGCGCGCCACACCGTATCGAGGCCAGGGGAGCCGCCCCGATCGTGGTCGTCGGCACCACCCGCGACCCCGCCACCCCCTACCGCTGGGCCCAGGCCCTCGCCTCCCAGCTTTCCTCCGCCCGCCTCCTCACCTACGACGGCGACGGCCACACCGCCTACGGCCGCGGCAGCTCCTGCGTCGACTCCGCGATCAACGCCTACCTCCTGCGCGGCACACCCCCGACCGACGGAAAGCGCTGCTCAGCGTCCTGATCGCCGGCCTGGGCGATGACCGCCCGGGCCCGCCCCCGGGGTGCTCCGGCCCTTGGTTCGGAGCACCCCGGAAAATGTGTAGACTTACCGTCGTTGCCGATCGCACCATAGTGCGGACAGCACGCCGCCTTAGCTCAGATGGCCAGAGCAACGCACTCGTAATGCGTAGGTCTCGGGTTCGAATCCCGAAGGCGGCTCTATGGTGAACCCCAGGTCAGGCCTTTGACCTGGGGTTTTCTGTTTTCGTTGACCTTGGATATCCGACGAATCGGGCACTGCTGGTCTGCGCATCGAAATGCGTAGGTCTCCGGTTCACAGCTTGTATCCGTTTTTCGGTGCGCCGCTGTGACCTGCGAGTTCATGGTCTTGAGGGCTTCTGCATCGAATTTCGGAGTGATCGCCGGTGGCCATCCGGTGGCCATTTGTGCAGCGTGCGTGCAGGGAGCATCCGATCTCGGCACCGCAGGTGCTGTCCCAGGTGCCCCTTCTTTTGTGCGGTCTGCATAGTGCAGAGACTTGCCGTGGAGTCCTCAGCCCGGTGTGAAGTGGCCCGAACTGGAGCCGTGCCCCGGCGTACGCGATCCCGATCTCCTGCAGGTCAAGAACGGCACCGGCACCGGTTCCGGCCCGCGGAACACCCAGGGGCGCGATGGCCAGGTCGGCGCATGACGGGCCGTCATCGCGTAGCCGAGCACGCTACGGGAGGAGGACAGGTCGATGACCGTCGCCAAGCTCAGCTTGCCCTCGCTGGCTCGGCCACCGGCCAGTCCTACGACGGCGACCTGTTGCGCGCGTCTGCGACACCCAGCTGCGCAACGTCCTCGGGTGGAGGCCCAGATCCTCAGCCACTTCCGGGTTTGGCTTACCGGTCTCCGCCGCGATTCCACACCGCGCCCTGGCGGAACTCGGCGTCGTAGATGCGCTTCCTGGATGCCATGACCCCAACTATCCCGCCGGTCACGGTCTCCACGATAGGAGGGGGGCCCGGGGTGAGTGGTGGCTGCTTGCCAGGCGGCGCGCCGTAAGCGGAGTGTGAGATGACCGTCACCGAGCACTCTTGGTAAAGATCTCCTCACCAGCTACCCTCCCTTCGTTCAACAAATAATCAAAAAATAAAGAACGCAGGGGGGAAGGTGCGACCAACCAGTCGCAACAGAGCCGTGCGCGGGGCGATGACCGTCGCCTCGGCCGTGCTGGTACTAGCGGGCGGCTTACAGGCCGTCCCGGTCCAGGCGGCGGGCATGGACACGGGGGGTTCTAGCACTCCGGCTGACGAGGGGGCGCGGGGCAAGGAGTTCTGGGAGGACGACGCGCTTCCGGCCGCCACACCCGAGCAACGGGCCTCCAAGAAGGCCGTCGCCTCCGGCAAAAGCGTGGAGATCGGCGAGTTGACGTCGTCGACCAGCCGGGTGGTAGCCAATCCCGACGGGACATTCACCGCCGAAACGGCGGCCTCGCCCGAGCGGGTTCTCAAGGCCGGTGAGTGGACGGATGTCGACACCACGCTCGTCACCCGGCCGGACGGCGGCCTCGCGCCGCGCGCCGCCGAGGACATCCGTTTCTCCGGCGGCGGTACCGGCGAACCGCTGGCCCGGATGGTGACGGCCGGCAAGAAGTACGCGGTGTCGTCCCCGTGGGCGCTGCCGAAGCCGGAGGTCGACGGTTCGTCGGCCGTGTACCGGTCGGTGCTTCCCGACGTGGACCTCGCTGTGCAGGCCCACCCGGACGGATTTACGTACCACTTGGTGGTCCACAGCCGCGAGGCCGCCGCCAACCCGGCCCTGGAGAAGGTGAGTTTCCCGGTCGAGGCCAAGGGGCTGTCCGTGCGCACGGACGACTCCGGCGCGGCCACCTTTGTGGATGGTTCGGGACATGCCGTGATCTCCAGTGGATCGGCTCTTATGTGGGACGCAGGCACGACCACAGCGAAGGTCGGCAGTGCGGCGCAGAGCGCCTCCACGGTTTCCGGGTTCGCCGCGGAGAGCGCAGCCGACACCCTCGGCGCGAGTCCCCGGTCGCGTACGGCTGTCATGGACACAGACGTCACCAACGACGCCCTCTCCATCGTTCCGGATCAGGACTTCCTTGCCAGCAGCGCGACTGCGTACCCCGTCGTTCTCGATCCACCGGCGGTCAAAGCGACCCTGACAGGGTGGACGGCTCTGTGGTCCAACTCGCCGGGCACCAGCCTCTGGAAGACCAAGCACGCGCTGGGCGTGGGCTATGACGCGTTTGTGGACAACAAGAAGTCGCGTTCGCTCTTCCAGTTCGACACCCGGAGGGTGGCTGGCAAGAAGATCGTGAACGCGACCTTCACGCCGTATGCGATCTGGTCGGCGAACTGTGTGAAGCATGACGTCGACCTCTATCGCACGAGCCAGATCTTCTCCTCGACGACGTGGAACAAGCCGCCGAAGTGGCTTGCGAAGGTCGACACGGTCTCCGCTGCCAAGGGCCACTCCTCCGACTGTCCGGACGGGGACATCGAGTTCGACGCCACGGCGGCCGTCGCGCACACCGCGAAGGCGAAGGACACTCTCACCACGCTTGGACTGCGGGCCGACGAGGACGATCCGATCGCGTGGAAGCAGTTCCTGTCTCCGCTGGACCCCGACGCCACGTCCTCCCGGAAGCCCCGGCTGTCGATCACCTACGTGACTCCGCCGAACAGCAAGCCCTCTTCGGTGAAGATGTCCGATCCCAAGGTCTCCTGCTCGGCTTCTTCCGCCCCGGCACAGATTCGGGACACCACTCCGCGGTTGACCGCGACACCGACATCAAGCGATGCCTCCAACGCCTCGCTGCGCCCCAACTTCGAGTTGTACAAGGGCAGCAGCACCACGGAGACCTCGCTGAAGCCGTCCACATGGACGGACAGCGGCACGGCCGGAACAGTGGTCACGGCCGCCTTGGACCAAGCTGTCACCTACAAGTTCCGCGCCCGTACTGAGACGCCATCCGCTTATCGATCACGGAGTTGGCCTGCTCGAACAGGGTTCCTGAT from the Streptomyces sp. NBC_00310 genome contains:
- the tmk gene encoding dTMP kinase; the encoded protein is MMRAEQPTAHNPASDDALAADSRERAVRALLRRPQLKRLWSAQLVGGVGDVLALFVLVLLAFQAAIAEGSFGGGYRGVALTVAAVFGTRALATLLFGAVLLGPLTSLTAQEGPLDRRWTMVGADGLRVLLLIVAPLWIDWTPDNALAVLLVTAFVAGVAERFWTVCRESAAPALLPAPPPEGATVRPLPDHMDALRRLALRTGFVAVPLAAAVLVVAALLNNLLGAGIDWFGQHQAALASYVAAGLFAASLSLVTFLELPKTRTPRARSPLEGLRRPKTGTGVDKGRTGAIPLLVPACGAVAGAVAAAVAVAVLHAKDLGGGPVMYGLFVAALTGGVVVGIRRAPSVLPSLSRRRLLALAIAFTGVALLAAGLTPDVTSVLLILGLAGVGAGIAANTGHTLLDQEAEDFRRARTTEHLHAVVRVFVALAVLVAPLVAAVIGPHRLESGKFVFAHGGAAFTLMLVGALLLPVAAWVLAKADDRSGVPLRQDLRDALLGGDDPVQAPAETGFFIALEGGDGAGKSTQVEALAEWIRAKGHEVVVTREPGATPVGKRLRSILLDVSSAGLSNRAEALLYAADRAEHVDTVVRPALERGAVVISDRYIDSSVAYQGAGRDLSPTEIARISRWATDGLVPHLTVLLDVSPEAARERFTEAPDRLESEPAEFHERVRAGFLTLAAADAGRYLVVDAAQDPEAVTTVVRHRLDVMLPLSEAEVKAQEEARRKAEEEARRKAEEEAARKAEEERLERERQEELARLRAEEEERKRRELEEAQRREAERQAEEARQRAEEARRRAEEEQARLLAEEKARAEQEERRRVEEERRRQQAAEEQRLRAEAEALRLEKQRKAEEALLRAEEARRVAAAAEAERAAAIAAEAERAAAERAAAAAAEAERAAEAERGAEAERGARAEAARSGRAARGGPSTADDAATVTTPFVTPTNASGGPVDETAVLPPVRADGPGGAGSSGSPRGAGADSETTAKLPKPPVPSSGAAPEDETTVLPQVPSGAADETAVLPPVREDRVPPGYFRDERSGPDGAEGRTRELPQVDEEGTPRRRPRSDWAEETPLDDLPTLADELLGPHGEDDTDGRRGWGRRRR
- a CDS encoding DNA polymerase III subunit delta' — encoded protein: MAVWDDLVGQERLIGQLDAAARDADGIVTAAEQGIAPPEASKMTHAWLFTGPPGAGRTTAARAFAAALQCVSPDRALGGSPGCGFCDGCHTALVGTHADVSTVAAVGAQILADDMRDTVRKSFTSPATGRWQVILVEDAERLNEKSANAVLKAVEEPAPRTVWLLCAPSLEDVLPTIRSRCRHVGLLTPSVDAVADMLVRREGIEPGAAALAARATQGHIERARRLATDPRARERRAAVLKLPLRVDDIGGCLRAAQELVDAASEESKQLAEEVDTKETEELKTAMGAVQGGRMPRGTAGVMKDLEDKQKRRRTRAQRDSLDVALTELTGFYRDVLALQLGARVALANVEVQDALERMARGGTPESTLRRIDAVAACREALDRNVSPLLAVEAMTMALRAG
- a CDS encoding alpha/beta hydrolase, which codes for MHTRRTSRPNRSLRVGGALLAAAALLVAGCSSGASSTAAGTAARAVDGTVDGGPVLGALPRATPSVLAPYYEQKLSWRTCEIPGFQCATMKAPLDYAKPSEGDIKLAVSRRKATGPGERLGSLLVNPGGPGGSAVGYVQRYAGIGYPAKVRARYDMVAVDPRGVAGSEPVECLTGRQMDRYTQTDLTPDDRGETAELATAYKRFAEGCGARAPKLLRHVSTVEAARDMDVLRAVLGDEKLTYVGASYGTFLGATYAGLFPERVGRLVLDGALDPSLPAHRLNQEQTAGFETAFQSFAKDCVRRKDCALGSTPAQVAENLRGLFERLDVRPLPTGDADGRRLGESLATTGVIAAMYDEGAWPQLRQALTEAVRKNDGAGLLALSDSYFERDPDGTYSNLMYANAAVNCLDLPAAYDTPEEVERALPAFEKTSPVFGRALAWASLNCAYWPVKPTGAPHRIEARGAAPIVVVGTTRDPATPYRWAQALASQLSSARLLTYDGDGHTAYGRGSSCVDSAINAYLLRGTPPTDGKRCSAS